The genome window GAGTTTGCCGTAGTGCTTGGTGAGGTCCTCGGTCAGGATCATTGCGCCTCCAGAATTTCAAGATCAATGGCGCCGATCACGCGCACAAGATCGACTTGCTTGTCCAGCCCGCCCGATACGATGCGCAGGTGCGTGGCGTCGGCGGGAAATTGTCCGAAAGTGGCGTCGATGGAGACCCATCGGCCGACGTAGACGCTGTTCCACGCGTGATAGTAAAACGCGCCGTTGAGATACACCAGACCGACCTCGATCCGCGACGGCAGGCCCAGCGCCCGCGCCAGCGCCGTGAACAGCGAAGCGTGTTCGTTGCAATCGCCGCGGCGAATCAGCAGCACGTCCTTCGCGCTCGTGATCGATACGAGAGGGCGTTTCTCCAGGTTCTTGTAAACCCAATCCGCGACGGCCCGCGCGGCGGTCACCGCGTCGACCGCCACGGGCACGATCTCGCGCGCCTTCTTGATAATCGCCGGGTCGCGGGATTCGATCAGCGGCTCGGGCTTGAGCCACACGGCGATGTCCTCGTCGTCGCCTTCGTACGGAATCACGAAATCGCCCTTGGCCGGCGGCGGCGCCGCGGTAACGGTCAGCACGCCGTTTTCGTACGTTTGGCGTCCCGTGCCGATCGGCAGGTCGTCGAGGTCGACACCGCTCACCCGTACGGCGAGCTTCGTGGCTTCACGGGCGTTGGGGATTTTGCGTTGGACGGCCACGCGCGCCACCTCGGGCAGGTCGACGGGCTTGTCGCGCCAGTTTTCGGTCAACGCCGTTTGCCGCGGCTCGCGCACCATGGAAACGTTGGCCATGTTCTGTTCCAAGGTGCGGCCTTGTTCATCGACTATCGAG of Candidatus Lernaella stagnicola contains these proteins:
- a CDS encoding transglutaminase-like domain-containing protein, with protein sequence MSKPLRVFFILGWVALLAVFVYRQVHHTTLPPGIEVAAAALSETEDGEQEWFGIYALSPDGTKQKIGYATVLRTETATGKKAEITTYMRLAMQGVTQVMRTESTFLTGPDYRLQYVDFVMRSDRLKFKVIGTVRNNAIDLEIETAGGTQTQIVPLPEIPVMPDDIVQFMVDKGGLQVGNSVELPFFDPMTRRYDTAHVRVAERIEHPMPDGPPIVAFRIVTKMAGAESTSIVDEQGRTLEQNMANVSMVREPRQTALTENWRDKPVDLPEVARVAVQRKIPNAREATKLAVRVSGVDLDDLPIGTGRQTYENGVLTVTAAPPPAKGDFVIPYEGDDEDIAVWLKPEPLIESRDPAIIKKAREIVPVAVDAVTAARAVADWVYKNLEKRPLVSITSAKDVLLIRRGDCNEHASLFTALARALGLPSRIEVGLVYLNGAFYYHAWNSVYVGRWVSIDATFGQFPADATHLRIVSGGLDKQVDLVRVIGAIDLEILEAQ